The Rhizobium sp. BT03 genome has a window encoding:
- a CDS encoding LOG family protein, whose product MAKGRNGGSRRKDGVWDPLKSSSTDRQRAEAVPKTPQTMSPAYRLAYVDEDFLCREELRPIRLQLELLKTEMMLTERGIRSTVVMFGGARIPAPGQSAWAARNDVQRANLEAASVYYDEARKFARLCSKYSATLGFQEYVIVTGGGPGVMEAGNRGASDEGAPSIGLNIVLPHEQAPNAYVTPELSFNFHYFAIRKMHFMVRAKAIAVFPGGFGTLDEFFECLTLIQTGRMERLPLILFGEAFWRSIINFDALAEFGTIAPDDVKLISFVDTAEAAWKIIQDFYEHRE is encoded by the coding sequence ATGGCGAAGGGACGAAACGGCGGATCGCGGCGCAAGGATGGCGTATGGGACCCGCTGAAGAGCAGCTCGACCGACAGGCAGCGTGCCGAGGCTGTGCCGAAGACGCCGCAGACGATGTCGCCCGCCTACCGCCTTGCCTATGTCGACGAGGATTTCCTCTGCCGTGAGGAGCTGCGGCCGATCCGCCTGCAGCTGGAGCTGCTGAAGACGGAGATGATGCTGACGGAGCGCGGCATCCGCTCGACCGTCGTCATGTTCGGCGGCGCCCGTATTCCCGCCCCCGGCCAGAGCGCCTGGGCGGCGCGCAACGATGTCCAGCGCGCCAATCTCGAGGCGGCCTCCGTCTATTATGACGAGGCGCGCAAATTCGCCCGGCTCTGCTCGAAATATTCGGCGACCCTCGGTTTCCAGGAATATGTCATCGTCACCGGCGGCGGTCCGGGCGTCATGGAGGCCGGCAATCGCGGCGCGTCCGACGAGGGCGCCCCGTCGATCGGCCTCAACATCGTGCTGCCGCACGAGCAGGCGCCGAACGCCTATGTGACGCCGGAACTCAGCTTCAACTTCCACTATTTCGCCATTCGCAAGATGCATTTCATGGTGCGCGCCAAGGCAATCGCCGTCTTTCCCGGCGGCTTCGGAACGCTCGACGAATTCTTCGAATGCCTGACGCTGATCCAGACCGGCCGCATGGAGCGCCTGCCGCTGATCCTTTTCGGCGAGGCCTTCTGGCGCAGTATCATCAATTTCGACGCTTTGGCCGAATTCGGCACGATCGCGCCCGACGACGTCAAGCTGATCAGCTTCGTCGATACGGCCGAAGCCGCGTGGAAGATCATCCAGGATTTCTATGAGCATCGCGAATAG
- the dapD gene encoding 2,3,4,5-tetrahydropyridine-2,6-dicarboxylate N-succinyltransferase → MSATDLTSLEKTIEAAFDNRDNVNTSTKGEVRDAVEAALDLLDAGKVRVATRGADGAWTVNQWLKKAVLLSFRLNDMDVVKGGSGNSTWWDKVPSKFENWGENQFRAAGFRAVPNCVVRRSAYIAPNAILMPSFVNLGAYVGEGTMVDTWATVGSCAQIGKHVHLSGGVGIGGVLEPMQAGPTIIEDNCFIGARSEVVEGCIVREGSVLGMGVFIGKSTKIVDRATGEVSYGEVPPYSVVVAGSMPSGSATMGNGKPAPHLYCAVIVKRVDEQTRSKTGINELLRD, encoded by the coding sequence ATGAGCGCCACCGACCTCACATCCCTCGAAAAGACCATCGAAGCCGCCTTCGACAATCGCGACAATGTGAACACGTCGACCAAGGGCGAGGTTCGCGATGCGGTCGAAGCCGCGCTCGACCTGCTCGATGCCGGCAAGGTTCGTGTCGCAACGCGCGGCGCCGACGGCGCCTGGACGGTCAATCAGTGGCTGAAGAAGGCCGTGCTCCTGTCCTTCCGCCTCAACGACATGGACGTGGTCAAGGGCGGCTCGGGCAATTCCACCTGGTGGGACAAGGTGCCCTCGAAATTCGAGAACTGGGGCGAGAACCAGTTCCGCGCCGCCGGCTTCCGCGCCGTGCCGAACTGCGTCGTGCGCCGCTCGGCCTATATCGCCCCGAACGCCATCCTGATGCCCTCCTTCGTCAATCTCGGCGCCTATGTCGGCGAAGGCACGATGGTCGATACCTGGGCGACGGTCGGCTCCTGCGCACAGATCGGCAAACATGTGCATCTCTCCGGCGGCGTCGGCATCGGTGGCGTGCTGGAGCCGATGCAGGCCGGCCCGACGATCATCGAAGACAATTGCTTCATCGGCGCCCGTTCGGAAGTGGTCGAAGGCTGTATCGTCCGCGAAGGCTCGGTGCTCGGCATGGGCGTCTTTATCGGCAAGTCGACCAAGATCGTCGACCGTGCCACTGGCGAAGTGAGCTACGGCGAAGTGCCGCCCTATTCCGTCGTCGTCGCCGGCTCGATGCCGTCAGGCAGTGCGACCATGGGCAACGGCAAGCCGGCGCCGCATCTCTACTGCGCCGTCATCGTCAAGCGCGTCGATGAACAGACCCGATCCAAGACCGGCATCAACGAGCTGCTCAGAGATTGA
- the dapE gene encoding succinyl-diaminopimelate desuccinylase: MTATDPVANLQTLIRCPSVTPAEGGALSALDAMLAPLGFTVDKVKASEAGTADIENLYARLGKDGPHLMFAGHTDVVPVGDAAAWTHPPFAAEIAKGELFGRGAVDMKGGIACFVAAVARHIEKSGPPKGSISFLITGDEEGPAINGTIKLLQWAAERGERWDACLVGEPTNPDRLGDMIKIGRRGSLSGRITVHGVQGHAAYPHLADNPVRGMLQLTQALMDPPFDGGTDDFQPSNLEVTTVDVGNPATNVIPAKASASFNIRFNDSWTAETLRAEILRRLDAAAGDGRLRPGREPVKYDIVWADRPSHVFLTRNNGLIASLSSAVESVTGRSPKLSTTGGTSDARFIKDYCPVVEFGLVGQTMHMVDERVAVADLEMLTAIYETFIAHWFANAGA, translated from the coding sequence ATGACCGCTACCGATCCCGTCGCCAATCTTCAGACGCTGATTCGCTGCCCCTCGGTGACACCGGCCGAAGGCGGCGCGCTGTCGGCGCTCGACGCCATGCTTGCGCCGCTCGGCTTCACCGTCGACAAGGTGAAAGCGAGCGAAGCGGGAACCGCCGATATTGAAAACCTCTATGCCCGGCTTGGCAAGGACGGCCCGCATCTGATGTTTGCCGGCCATACCGATGTCGTGCCGGTCGGCGACGCGGCCGCCTGGACGCATCCGCCCTTTGCCGCCGAGATTGCCAAGGGCGAACTGTTCGGCCGCGGCGCCGTCGACATGAAGGGCGGCATCGCCTGTTTCGTCGCCGCCGTCGCCCGCCATATCGAGAAGAGCGGACCGCCCAAGGGCTCGATTTCCTTCCTGATCACCGGCGACGAGGAAGGCCCGGCGATCAACGGCACGATCAAGCTGCTGCAATGGGCGGCCGAACGCGGCGAGCGCTGGGATGCCTGCCTGGTCGGCGAGCCCACCAATCCCGACAGGCTGGGCGACATGATCAAGATCGGCCGGCGCGGCTCGCTGTCGGGCAGGATCACCGTGCACGGCGTCCAGGGCCACGCCGCCTATCCGCATCTTGCCGACAATCCGGTGCGCGGCATGCTGCAGCTGACGCAGGCGCTGATGGACCCGCCCTTCGACGGCGGCACCGACGATTTTCAGCCCTCGAACCTTGAGGTGACCACGGTCGATGTCGGCAATCCGGCGACCAACGTCATTCCGGCCAAGGCCTCGGCCAGCTTCAACATCCGCTTCAACGACAGCTGGACGGCCGAGACGCTGCGCGCCGAAATCCTGCGGCGCCTCGACGCCGCCGCCGGGGATGGTCGGCTGCGGCCGGGCCGCGAACCGGTGAAATACGATATCGTCTGGGCCGACCGGCCGAGCCATGTCTTCCTGACCCGCAACAATGGCCTGATCGCCTCGCTGTCATCGGCCGTCGAAAGTGTCACCGGCCGCTCGCCGAAGCTTTCGACCACCGGCGGCACATCGGATGCGCGCTTCATCAAGGATTATTGCCCGGTCGTCGAGTTCGGCCTCGTCGGCCAGACGATGCATATGGTCGACGAGCGCGTCGCCGTTGCCGATCTGGAGATGCTGACGGCGATCTACGAAACCTTTATCGCCCATTGGTTCGCCAATGCCGGGGCTTAG
- the truA gene encoding tRNA pseudouridine(38-40) synthase TruA: protein MPRFRMTVEYDGGPYVGWQRQENGPSVQGAIEAAVLSLTGETVSIRGAGRTDSGVHAMGQVIHADLSKDWSPYQLQNALNAHLRLAGERVSILDVAAVPDFFDARFSALRRHYLYRIVSRRAPLAIEAGKAWWVPKALDHEVMHAAAQRLVGRHDFSTFRAAQCQANSPVRTLDRLDVTRSGELIEIRATAQSFLHNQIRSFAGTLKLAGEGKWTPDDVEAALEARDRKACGPVAPPDGLYFLQVDYPDVIIDRRRPVSETDDDQS, encoded by the coding sequence ATGCCGCGTTTCCGCATGACCGTCGAATATGATGGCGGCCCCTATGTTGGCTGGCAGCGGCAGGAGAACGGCCCCTCGGTGCAGGGCGCGATCGAAGCCGCGGTGCTGTCGCTGACCGGCGAGACCGTCTCGATCCGCGGCGCCGGCCGCACCGACTCCGGCGTCCACGCCATGGGGCAGGTGATCCATGCCGATCTTTCCAAGGACTGGTCGCCTTACCAGCTGCAGAATGCCCTGAACGCGCATCTGAGGCTTGCCGGCGAACGTGTTTCCATTCTCGATGTCGCGGCGGTTCCCGACTTTTTCGATGCCCGCTTCTCCGCGCTGCGCCGCCATTACCTCTATCGCATCGTCAGCCGTCGGGCGCCGCTGGCGATCGAGGCCGGCAAGGCCTGGTGGGTGCCGAAGGCGCTCGATCACGAGGTCATGCACGCCGCTGCCCAGCGGCTGGTCGGCCGGCACGATTTCTCCACCTTCCGCGCCGCCCAGTGCCAGGCAAACAGTCCGGTGCGCACGCTCGACCGGCTGGATGTGACGCGCAGCGGCGAGTTGATCGAGATCCGCGCCACGGCGCAGAGTTTTCTCCACAACCAGATCCGCTCCTTCGCCGGCACGCTGAAGCTCGCCGGCGAAGGCAAATGGACGCCTGACGATGTCGAGGCGGCACTGGAAGCGCGCGACCGCAAGGCCTGCGGCCCGGTGGCGCCGCCCGACGGGCTCTATTTCCTGCAGGTGGATTATCCCGACGTGATCATCGATCGGCGCAGGCCGGTCAGCGAGACCGATGACGATCAATCCTAG
- the fmt gene encoding methionyl-tRNA formyltransferase yields MSLSIIFMGTPEFSVPTLRLLVDAGHRIVAVYTQPPRPGGRRGLDLQKSPVHQAAELLGLPVFTPVNFRDADERERFAAFNADVAVVVAYGLLLPERILNGTRDGCYNGHASLLPRWRGAAPIQRAIMAGDDKTGMMVMKMDKGLDTGAVALTREVEIDPNMTAGELHDRLMQVGAKAMAEAMVKLEMNDLPLTPQPEAGVLYAAKIDKAETRIDFARNARDVHNHIRGLAPFPGAWFELEIGGKPERVKVLGSELAEGEGAAGQLLSDDLVVACASGAVRLTRLQKAGGKPLAAADFLRGTPLAAGTRLS; encoded by the coding sequence ATGTCTCTTAGCATCATTTTCATGGGAACCCCTGAGTTCTCGGTTCCGACCCTGCGCCTGCTCGTCGATGCCGGCCACAGGATCGTCGCCGTCTATACCCAGCCGCCGCGGCCGGGCGGGCGGCGCGGGCTGGATCTGCAGAAATCGCCGGTTCATCAGGCGGCCGAACTGCTCGGTCTTCCGGTCTTCACACCGGTCAATTTCAGGGATGCCGACGAGCGCGAGAGGTTCGCCGCCTTCAACGCCGATGTCGCCGTGGTCGTTGCCTATGGATTGCTGCTGCCGGAGAGGATTTTGAACGGCACCCGCGACGGCTGCTATAACGGCCATGCCTCGCTGCTGCCGCGCTGGCGCGGCGCCGCCCCCATCCAGCGGGCGATCATGGCCGGTGACGATAAGACCGGCATGATGGTAATGAAGATGGACAAGGGTCTCGACACCGGTGCCGTCGCACTCACCCGCGAGGTCGAGATCGACCCGAACATGACGGCTGGCGAGCTGCACGACCGGCTGATGCAGGTCGGCGCCAAGGCGATGGCGGAAGCCATGGTCAAGCTTGAAATGAACGATCTGCCGCTGACGCCGCAGCCGGAAGCGGGCGTGCTCTATGCCGCCAAGATCGACAAGGCGGAGACCCGCATCGATTTCGCCAGGAATGCGCGGGATGTGCACAATCATATCCGCGGCCTGGCGCCGTTTCCGGGCGCCTGGTTCGAGCTCGAGATCGGCGGCAAGCCGGAGCGGGTGAAAGTGCTGGGATCCGAGCTGGCTGAAGGCGAGGGGGCTGCCGGGCAATTGCTGAGTGACGACCTCGTGGTCGCCTGCGCTTCCGGCGCGGTGCGGCTGACCAGGCTGCAGAAGGCAGGCGGCAAGCCGCTGGCAGCAGCCGATTTCCTCAGGGGCACGCCGCTTGCCGCCGGCACGAGGCTTTCCTGA
- a CDS encoding type II toxin-antitoxin system VapC family toxin — MIVLDTNVISEMQGRTHCERILNWLDGYDVEALFLTTIAVAEMRYGLELLDDGRRRTALISDFNRIESEFSGRILGFSLSAANRYGLLAAERRKAGRPMETKDAMIAAICLANGATLATRDTRDFEGLDLKLVNPFEDG; from the coding sequence ATGATCGTCCTCGATACGAATGTGATTTCCGAAATGCAGGGGAGGACCCACTGCGAGCGGATATTGAACTGGCTGGATGGCTACGATGTTGAGGCGCTTTTCCTGACGACGATCGCCGTCGCCGAAATGCGCTATGGGCTTGAACTCCTCGACGATGGCAGGCGAAGGACAGCGTTGATTTCCGACTTCAATCGGATCGAATCGGAATTTTCAGGCCGTATCCTCGGGTTTTCCCTCAGTGCGGCGAACCGCTACGGCCTGCTGGCTGCGGAGCGCAGAAAGGCCGGGAGACCGATGGAAACGAAGGATGCGATGATTGCCGCCATCTGCCTTGCCAACGGCGCCACGCTCGCCACCCGCGACACCAGAGATTTCGAGGGGCTTGATCTCAAGCTCGTAAACCCGTTTGAAGACGGCTGA
- a CDS encoding plasmid stabilization protein translates to MGDLLIRDVPEAMKRQLQESAQRNGRSLSEEAIEILRRQIATERSGVSAGQRLRALMGDERLSDDEVDAIAASRHEPDREPPRFDR, encoded by the coding sequence ATGGGTGACCTGCTTATTCGCGATGTTCCTGAGGCAATGAAACGGCAGCTTCAGGAAAGTGCGCAGCGCAATGGCCGCAGCCTTTCGGAAGAGGCGATCGAAATCCTCCGCCGGCAGATCGCTACGGAGCGCTCGGGCGTTTCGGCCGGGCAGCGCCTGCGTGCGCTGATGGGGGACGAAAGATTGAGCGATGATGAGGTGGACGCCATTGCCGCCTCTCGCCACGAACCCGACCGTGAACCGCCGCGTTTCGACAGATGA
- the def gene encoding peptide deformylase yields MTIKPLIILPDPLLRQISKPIERVDADLQRLADDMLETMYDAPGIGLAAIQIGVSRRMLVIDVSREGEEKQPQVFINPEIVTSSDERSVYEEGCLSIPDYYAEVERPAVVSVKYLDRNGKEQTVEADGLLATCLQHEIDHLNGVLFIDYISRLKREMVIKKFTKAAKSKAL; encoded by the coding sequence ATGACCATCAAGCCACTCATCATTCTTCCCGATCCCCTTCTCCGCCAGATCTCCAAACCGATCGAGCGGGTCGATGCCGACCTGCAGCGTCTGGCCGATGATATGCTGGAAACCATGTACGACGCGCCGGGCATCGGTCTTGCGGCGATCCAGATCGGCGTGTCGCGCCGCATGCTGGTCATCGACGTGTCGCGCGAGGGCGAGGAAAAACAGCCGCAGGTCTTCATCAACCCGGAGATCGTCACCTCCTCCGACGAGCGCTCAGTCTATGAGGAAGGCTGCCTGTCGATCCCGGACTATTATGCCGAGGTCGAGCGCCCGGCTGTCGTCTCGGTCAAATATCTCGACCGCAACGGCAAGGAACAGACGGTGGAGGCCGACGGCCTGCTCGCCACCTGCCTGCAGCACGAGATCGACCATCTGAACGGCGTGCTGTTCATCGATTATATCTCGAGGTTGAAGCGGGAGATGGTGATCAAGAAGTTCACCAAGGCGGCGAAGTCGAAGGCGCTCTGA
- a CDS encoding DNA recombination protein RmuC produces MTAHSDSFTLSLASISPAMLALAGGVLLALVLLVIVLLLRGANLRREQAEEASFRAGESDARMAELLKIQAEMQGRIAAMTEVFGARQSELNQAISQRLDGMSQRVSSTITEQTKSTHENLQRLQERLAVIDAAQNNIQTLAKDVVGLQAILSNKQTRGAFGQSRMETIVADGLPMGAYAFQQTLTNGSRPDCTIRMPNGAPPLVIDAKFPLEAWNAIREAGSPEAGKIAGQQFRRDMEIHIRDISEKYLIQGETQDTAFLFVPSESIFAELHENFEPVVQKAHRARVVIVSPSLLMLSIQVIQAVLKDQRMRAQAHLIQGEVAILMDDLGRLDERVRKLQGHFALAQKDIDMVVTSADKLTKRGARIEALEFEAGGSEAKPARDGEPAAKSVESRTGLLKLRVVDEE; encoded by the coding sequence ATGACCGCCCATTCCGATTCGTTCACTTTGTCGCTTGCCTCGATCAGCCCGGCCATGCTGGCGCTTGCCGGCGGGGTTCTGCTGGCTCTTGTCCTGCTGGTGATCGTGCTGCTGCTGCGCGGCGCAAACCTTCGCCGCGAGCAGGCGGAGGAGGCAAGCTTTCGCGCTGGAGAAAGCGACGCGCGCATGGCCGAGCTTCTGAAGATCCAGGCGGAGATGCAGGGCCGCATCGCGGCAATGACCGAGGTCTTCGGCGCGCGGCAGAGCGAGCTCAACCAGGCGATCAGCCAGCGCCTCGACGGCATGTCGCAGCGCGTCAGCTCGACGATCACCGAGCAGACCAAATCGACGCATGAGAACCTGCAGCGGCTGCAGGAGCGGCTCGCGGTGATCGATGCGGCGCAGAACAATATCCAGACGCTCGCCAAGGATGTCGTCGGGCTGCAGGCCATTCTGTCCAACAAGCAGACGCGCGGCGCCTTCGGCCAGTCCCGGATGGAAACGATCGTCGCCGACGGCCTGCCGATGGGCGCCTATGCCTTTCAGCAGACGCTGACCAACGGTTCGCGGCCGGACTGCACGATCCGCATGCCGAACGGCGCGCCGCCGCTGGTGATCGATGCGAAATTTCCGCTCGAAGCCTGGAACGCGATCCGCGAGGCCGGCAGCCCGGAGGCCGGCAAGATCGCCGGCCAGCAGTTTCGCCGCGACATGGAGATCCATATCAGGGACATTTCCGAGAAATATCTGATCCAGGGGGAAACCCAGGATACGGCCTTTCTCTTCGTGCCGTCGGAATCGATCTTCGCCGAGCTCCACGAGAATTTCGAGCCGGTGGTGCAGAAGGCGCACCGGGCGCGTGTTGTCATCGTCTCGCCGTCGCTGCTGATGCTGTCGATCCAGGTCATCCAGGCCGTGCTCAAGGACCAGCGCATGCGGGCGCAGGCGCATCTGATCCAGGGCGAGGTGGCGATCCTGATGGACGATCTAGGCCGCCTCGACGAGCGGGTGCGCAAGCTGCAGGGCCACTTCGCCCTGGCGCAGAAAGACATCGACATGGTCGTCACCTCGGCCGACAAACTCACCAAACGCGGCGCCAGGATCGAAGCGCTGGAATTCGAGGCGGGCGGCAGCGAGGCCAAGCCGGCCCGCGATGGCGAACCCGCTGCCAAATCGGTGGAAAGCCGCACCGGCCTTCTCAAGCTCCGGGTGGTTGACGAGGAGTGA
- a CDS encoding ribokinase, whose amino-acid sequence MITVFGSINMDLIATTERLPKPGETVAGNGFATAAGGKGANQALAARRAGRYVHMAGAVGKDSFAADALSLLDDAGTDLSLVRHVDGPTGTALILVGADGENMIAVVPGANGLVTPDDADAAIGGMQEGDILMLQLEVPTDAVERALSAARTKGVTSILNLAPLIPDAPRLGRLADIVIANETEFERLAGQDGMDAQAREAALTRLHAETGQTLIVTLGGDGVVAIRDGAIARAKGLKIEPVDTVGAGDTFCGYFAASLDEGLDFASALRRAAVAGSLACLKSGAQPSIPSGEDVAARI is encoded by the coding sequence ATGATTACAGTTTTCGGGTCCATCAACATGGACCTCATCGCCACCACCGAGCGCCTGCCGAAGCCCGGCGAGACGGTGGCCGGCAACGGCTTTGCCACCGCCGCCGGCGGCAAGGGCGCCAACCAGGCGCTGGCCGCACGGCGTGCCGGCCGCTACGTGCATATGGCCGGCGCCGTCGGCAAGGATAGCTTCGCCGCCGATGCCCTTTCCCTGCTCGATGATGCCGGAACCGATCTTTCCCTCGTCAGGCATGTCGACGGTCCGACGGGCACGGCGCTGATCCTGGTCGGCGCCGACGGCGAAAACATGATCGCCGTCGTTCCCGGCGCCAACGGCTTGGTCACGCCTGACGATGCCGACGCCGCGATCGGCGGCATGCAGGAAGGCGATATCCTGATGCTGCAGCTCGAAGTGCCGACTGATGCCGTCGAACGCGCCCTGTCGGCCGCCCGCACCAAGGGCGTCACCAGCATCCTCAACCTTGCTCCCCTGATTCCCGATGCGCCGCGTCTCGGCCGGCTTGCCGATATCGTCATCGCCAACGAGACCGAATTCGAACGGCTCGCCGGACAGGACGGCATGGACGCGCAAGCGCGCGAAGCGGCCCTGACGCGCCTGCATGCCGAAACCGGCCAGACGCTGATCGTGACGCTCGGCGGCGACGGCGTCGTCGCCATCCGCGACGGGGCGATCGCGAGGGCTAAGGGCCTGAAGATCGAACCGGTCGATACGGTCGGCGCCGGCGATACGTTCTGCGGCTATTTCGCTGCGAGCCTCGACGAGGGGCTCGATTTTGCCTCGGCGCTGCGCCGGGCGGCCGTTGCCGGGTCGCTCGCCTGCCTTAAATCAGGGGCACAGCCGTCGATCCCTTCGGGTGAAGACGTCGCAGCCAGGATATAG
- the ptsN gene encoding PTS IIA-like nitrogen regulatory protein PtsN, with product MALADLLHQDAIIPALRVNSKKQLLQELAARAARITGLSEREIFDVILQRERLGSTGVGNGIAIPHGKLVNIHSIVGIFARLEQPVDFEALDDQPVDLVFLLLAPEGAGADHLKALSRIARVLRDHDLVAKLRATDSASAIYAFLNEEQTSNAA from the coding sequence ATGGCATTGGCAGATTTGCTCCATCAGGATGCGATCATTCCCGCCCTCAGAGTAAATTCCAAGAAACAGCTGCTTCAGGAATTGGCCGCAAGAGCCGCCAGGATCACCGGGCTCTCCGAACGGGAGATCTTCGACGTCATCCTGCAGCGCGAACGGCTTGGCTCGACCGGCGTCGGCAACGGCATCGCCATTCCCCACGGCAAGCTGGTCAACATCCATTCGATCGTCGGCATCTTCGCCCGGCTGGAGCAGCCGGTCGATTTCGAGGCCCTGGACGACCAGCCTGTCGATCTCGTCTTCCTGCTGCTGGCGCCGGAAGGCGCGGGCGCTGATCACCTCAAGGCCCTGTCGCGGATTGCCCGCGTGCTGCGCGATCACGATCTGGTCGCCAAGCTGCGCGCCACCGATTCTGCTTCGGCGATCTACGCCTTCCTCAATGAAGAGCAGACGTCGAACGCCGCCTGA
- the raiA gene encoding ribosome-associated translation inhibitor RaiA, producing MSVRVSGKHMEIGESFRQKIEDQIGMAITKYFDGGYSGQVTVEKASSRFSADCKLHLDSGVVLHAAGEATDPQLAFDAASERIEKRLRRYKRKLKDHHAGNHLNGFAEVSYTVMDSVPDHEDEIPDDFAPAIVAESTKQLKTMSVATAVMALDMTDEPLLLFRSPGKEHLNIVYRRHDGNIGWIDSANIKG from the coding sequence ATGAGTGTGCGTGTGTCCGGTAAACATATGGAAATTGGTGAATCGTTCCGTCAAAAGATCGAGGACCAAATTGGTATGGCCATCACGAAATACTTCGACGGGGGGTATTCCGGCCAGGTGACCGTGGAAAAGGCGAGTTCTCGTTTCTCCGCAGACTGCAAGCTTCATCTCGACAGTGGAGTAGTGCTGCATGCGGCCGGTGAAGCGACCGATCCCCAGCTTGCTTTTGACGCCGCTTCGGAGCGCATCGAAAAGCGCCTGCGCCGCTATAAGCGCAAGCTGAAGGACCATCATGCCGGAAACCATCTGAACGGTTTTGCAGAAGTCTCCTACACGGTGATGGACTCTGTTCCTGATCACGAAGATGAAATTCCCGACGATTTCGCCCCGGCAATCGTCGCCGAAAGCACGAAGCAGCTGAAGACCATGTCGGTCGCCACCGCCGTGATGGCACTCGACATGACCGACGAGCCGCTTCTCCTGTTCCGCAGCCCCGGCAAGGAACATTTGAATATCGTTTACCGTCGGCACGACGGAAATATTGGCTGGATCGATTCGGCTAATATCAAAGGCTGA